One segment of Phragmites australis chromosome 13, lpPhrAust1.1, whole genome shotgun sequence DNA contains the following:
- the LOC133888743 gene encoding uncharacterized protein LOC133888743 isoform X2, whose amino-acid sequence MASEGNKDVANEALSMEQSSTSGAKRKRGRPRKYEYHVDELPQRARPIQSIPPLHCTQGGSSVRQDGLQASHTSGESAHGNQFGRPRNSANLVKASDNQASYYSSAPLQVNSGKDDILGKHFVGKLTKKFPGFSLITVKVKDNQVFRGWVPDENNLRPITPKDDLAPELPMLRPSQVRKRASAINMQAAPTVPIHLEDVTLAKPLQMRRPVEKTIAKHIIPLAPRPHMGPGVVAAVPMSVSPSTSEMRTLAKQDTELVIPQPSVAAVPIKSIQPVLVSCKQVAKENELVGVKYVNEFQKDFKPSNGTNESSGVGDQPKSANSEHWSSKEASDVTEQSEQLKIETGVLKGVDGSKSGASDDVQSVHDEHEMRIGSK is encoded by the exons ATGGCATCAGAAGGGAATAAAGATGTAGCTAACGAAGCTCTGTCCATGGAGCAGTCATCAACTTCTGGTGCAAAGCGTAAGCGTGGTCGCCCAAGGAAATACGAGTACCATGTAGATGAACTGCCACAGAGGGCACGTCCCATTCAGAGCATCCCACCTCTTCACTGCACACAAGGTGGCTCAAGTGTTCGACAGGATGGGCTGCAAGCCAGCCATACATCAGGTGAAAGTGCACATGGTAATCAGTTCGGTCGACCTAGAAATTCTGCTAATCTGGTGAAGGCTTCTGACAACCAAGCCTCTTATTATAGTAGTGCTCCTCTGCAAGTTAATTCAGGCAAGGATGACATTCTTGGCAAACATTTTGTTGGCAAGCTGACCAAGAAATTTCCTGGATTTTCCCTCATTACGGTAAAAGTGAAGGACAATCAGGTGTTCAGAGGTTGGGTTCCAGATGAAAATAATCTCCGCCCAATAACACCAAAGGATGACCTTGCTCCAGAGCTCCCCATGCTTCGGCCAAGTCAAGTTCGAAAGCGAGCATCTGCAATCAACATGCAAGCAGCTCCTACTGTGCCAATCCACTTGGAGGATGTTACACTTGCAAAGCCTCTGCAGATGAGGAGACCTGTTGAGAAAACTATTGCTAAGCACATCATCCCTCTCGCTCCAAGGCCTCACATGGGTCCTGGTGTTGTTGCAGCAGTACCTATGTCAGTTTCACCCAGTACTTCTGAAATGAGGACTTTGGCCAAGCAGGATACTGAACTTGTGATCCCACAGCCATCAGTTGCTGCGGTGCCGATTAAATCAATTCAACCTGTATTGGTATCATGCAAACAAGTGGCTAAGGAAAATGAGCTTGTTGGAGTGAAGTATGTCAACGAGTTTCAGAAAGATTTCAAACCTTCAAATGGAACCAATGAATCATCAG GTGTTGGGGATCAGCCAAAATCTGCAAATAGTGAGCACTGGAGTTCTAAGGAAGCATCAG ATGTCACGGAACAATCTGAGCAGCTGAAGATAGAGACTGGTGTCCTGAAAGGAGTCGATGGCTCAAAATCAGGTGCCTCAG ATGACGTTCAATCCGTGCATGATGAACATGAAATGAGGATTGGCAGCAAATGA
- the LOC133888743 gene encoding uncharacterized protein LOC133888743 isoform X1 codes for MASEGNKDVANEALSMEQSSTSGAKRKRGRPRKYEYHVDELPQRARPIQSIPPLHCTQGGSSVRQDGLQASHTSGESAHGNQFGRPRNSANLVKASDNQASYYSSAPLQVNSGKDDILGKHFVGKLTKKFPGFSLITVKVKDNQVFRGWVPDENNLRPITPKDDLAPELPMLRPSQVRKRASAINMQAAPTVPIHLEDVTLAKPLQMRRPVEKTIAKHIIPLAPRPHMGPGVVAAVPMSVSPSTSEMRTLAKQDTELVIPQPSVAAVPIKSIQPVLVSCKQVAKENELVGVKYVNEFQKDFKPSNGTNESSVKAEKSSTALMDVVVKDSPGERQLLNVQVTDAIRADQTQHVDTTVIDEIKIASSVGDQPKSANSEHWSSKEASDVTEQSEQLKIETGVLKGVDGSKSGASDDVQSVHDEHEMRIGSK; via the exons ATGGCATCAGAAGGGAATAAAGATGTAGCTAACGAAGCTCTGTCCATGGAGCAGTCATCAACTTCTGGTGCAAAGCGTAAGCGTGGTCGCCCAAGGAAATACGAGTACCATGTAGATGAACTGCCACAGAGGGCACGTCCCATTCAGAGCATCCCACCTCTTCACTGCACACAAGGTGGCTCAAGTGTTCGACAGGATGGGCTGCAAGCCAGCCATACATCAGGTGAAAGTGCACATGGTAATCAGTTCGGTCGACCTAGAAATTCTGCTAATCTGGTGAAGGCTTCTGACAACCAAGCCTCTTATTATAGTAGTGCTCCTCTGCAAGTTAATTCAGGCAAGGATGACATTCTTGGCAAACATTTTGTTGGCAAGCTGACCAAGAAATTTCCTGGATTTTCCCTCATTACGGTAAAAGTGAAGGACAATCAGGTGTTCAGAGGTTGGGTTCCAGATGAAAATAATCTCCGCCCAATAACACCAAAGGATGACCTTGCTCCAGAGCTCCCCATGCTTCGGCCAAGTCAAGTTCGAAAGCGAGCATCTGCAATCAACATGCAAGCAGCTCCTACTGTGCCAATCCACTTGGAGGATGTTACACTTGCAAAGCCTCTGCAGATGAGGAGACCTGTTGAGAAAACTATTGCTAAGCACATCATCCCTCTCGCTCCAAGGCCTCACATGGGTCCTGGTGTTGTTGCAGCAGTACCTATGTCAGTTTCACCCAGTACTTCTGAAATGAGGACTTTGGCCAAGCAGGATACTGAACTTGTGATCCCACAGCCATCAGTTGCTGCGGTGCCGATTAAATCAATTCAACCTGTATTGGTATCATGCAAACAAGTGGCTAAGGAAAATGAGCTTGTTGGAGTGAAGTATGTCAACGAGTTTCAGAAAGATTTCAAACCTTCAAATGGAACCAATGAATCATCAG TGAAAGCTGAAAAATCGAGCACTGCTCTTATGGATGTAGTAGTCAAAGATTCTCCAG GGGAAAGGCAACTGCTTAATGTTCAAGTAACAGATGCAATTAGGGCAGACCAAACTCAGCATGTTGATACAACAGTAATTGATGAGATCAAGATAGCATCAA GTGTTGGGGATCAGCCAAAATCTGCAAATAGTGAGCACTGGAGTTCTAAGGAAGCATCAG ATGTCACGGAACAATCTGAGCAGCTGAAGATAGAGACTGGTGTCCTGAAAGGAGTCGATGGCTCAAAATCAGGTGCCTCAG ATGACGTTCAATCCGTGCATGATGAACATGAAATGAGGATTGGCAGCAAATGA